The following is a genomic window from Episyrphus balteatus chromosome 1, idEpiBalt1.1, whole genome shotgun sequence.
TCTCGTGATTctgaaaatatttcatttaaataaaaacaaaattttggcaAGCTCTCCTGGGTAATTCAGTTATCTAAATATCATGAAATTCGGTCAGAATACTTACAGTACAATTCTCCAAATGTGACATCTTTTGCCCACTCATTAGAACCCTACAAAtgactttggaaaaaaaaagattagtaTTTAGATTTCGTTGCACAAAATATTCTtagaaaatatacagggtgtcccgggatgaggtaagaagattttgagggatgattcttgggtatattctaagaaaaaaattgttctacagcaaactctctatctgcaaagttgataccctttagcgatgatttaagaaaacgcttactttggtatgcctttactcatgttaatgttaataactccgttaaaaacttatgataaaaacttcattattgtcttgatttttagaagaaattctattctttgtacctgcatttaaaaattgttaatatcttttttaattgctcagatattaatttttaaatggaattatttttttcttacccaagataatttttgacttttgactTTTATTTAGATGTTCATAAATACAGGGGtggaattacggcatacgttcgttaacgaatggttgctatgtgtccctatcgttttctaataattaaatagagacagaaatagtcaaaacgttaacgtatgatcctaatcgtgtgccgtaattcgaccccagccTTTTGTTTATTCACTACTCATTTATGAATTTCAAAGCCACTTGTGCGAAGATGCAAGAAAACGAAAAGCAGTTGTAGACAAGATccgaaaaaattaagggattcCTATTCCTAATATAGAAAACAGCCTTTATTCAAATAGTTTCAAAGGAGCATTCGATTTGTGAACTTCCATTtgccaaaaaaagaacaattatttttgtttcatgatCTCCAAGCAAAAAATATTGTGTAAAACTATCTCATTCCATTTGCCAAAGGAAATTTTTTCGTTGCATCAGTATAGAACTAGCCTTAGTACAAAATTTCGAATTTCCATTCTAATTTATTAGAAGAAAGCGTGTGATGACCGTGTTTTTATATGCAGTTGATAGCTCAAAGTTTTAATTGTACGTCATATAATAGATTAGGAGTAAACacattttccaattttaaaatCGCTCTCATCAACAATTTGGCAACTGTGACTTAAGCTAGTTCTGCATTGATGCGATTTTTGGTTGCTATATAGGTTGTATGATCGGCCAAATTTTAGGAttatcgaactcgagataacaatcagacatgacgtgacttacgattatagagaatgccaaaaaagtgggtcccgcaattctgtctgtctttaTATCGAGTTACATCCCAAAGCCGTAGTAAAGGGTTTATGGGGTATTTCTTAGaggggaaataaaaaaaaattaacggttcCGATCATTTAaccgaaattgaaaaaaattttatcaaaaaaggctctaatgattttgtttaaaatatttatgtgtACTGTTGCAAATAAGTCGTAgttttgaaatataataaaaatgaatcgTTATCAACCATTTCTTGTTTATCTTTTGTTCTCTTAAACGACTCAGTTTTTTTCTgcaacattttttgattttttttttaaatatttaattttggtatTATGTTGACTAATAACAGGACTGCAATGGTATTCCTcttttggttttgaaaattgatttccACAGATTACGGTTAcggaaaaaatatgtttttaaatctATCTTAGGATTGTTAGATGTTCAGGATTTAAGAATTATACTGACacattgttttcttattttatctGCATTACGAGGCCAacatagtagttttttttttataaaaatatcacaATGAGTGTGTGAAATCGTTCGACATGTGAGTCAAACGTTTCACTCCCGAGTCATAAACGGGCAGTAAGCCTTTcttattgtaaaaaaacattttatggtTGCAGACGACAATAACGAACTCATCAAGAAAATTTCAGCTAAAATTTTAACTCCATCTGCGTACAATAAGCACTTTTTAACTTGGGATTTCATTTCACAATTTTGAGGACTTATGGCAGATACGCAAGTTTAATAGACAAATAGGTATtccaattttcaataattttataccAGACATTATGGCAGTAATTCTTTGGAAATAGACAATCGGTCTTACCACGAATTCCATTCGAATCGGCAATTTGATACGATCTCGAAGAAACAATCACGAAATCCGTTCATACTGGAAAATATCATACAAATCGTCACTACGATCGGGATTTTGTGATCGTTTTTTCGTGAATCGTAGAAAATTTCTGATACGAATGGAAATCGTGATAAGGCCGAATTTGAACAACCATGCGGGATTCAAAAATGATTCCTTTAGCGGTTCCAATTTATGCTGAAACTAAGTAAGTTAATGAAAATagcaaaaccaaaattttcaaatttaataaatttattttatttatttttcttctgtattgttattgttttaatttttttttaaataaagaattgtaattttttattttgtttagaaCAAAAATTCTAATATGTATGTATCTAAAATTATAtcccttttaaaaaattcaacataaacatacaatttaaataaaagtccTATATTCTAATATTATCTACTCTTATCAATTAAATGACCAAAGAAAAGCGagtaaaaacttatttaaaattttcaaattttagaaaactcAACTTAAGCTACTTAAAGAATGACTGAGCTAGCTTAatctttaaaacatttttattctaaGATTTTTGTCTATTTACTTAAGACATTGAAGCTATGTGTCTTAGCCACTTATGATATtttaaacaagaagaaaaatatcaaaacatttttgcaaatttgtttttctaatttacTACAATTTAAAATGGAATGTGAATAtgtgtttctatttttaatttttaagtgctaatttattattttaaacaatatCATCTACTTATAGTCACATatattgcactttttttttatttaaaagcctagcaaaatagattttgtttatttattttatgtatttttgtgtgtgcaagtttatttttgaatacaagagtatttaatatttttgtaatatgAGGCTACTTATAAAACACATTGATAgcgcattattaatttttatgtaaatatgcttttttttttgtttttctaatgaGAATCAATCTAATTGAGTTAATTGATAGATTCGTTGCATATAAATGGAATGGAATTCATGATTTACAtataatttcgttttttttaatttaattttttattttaatttttatttttacttcaaatcttACCATAACTTTGCTTGAAAAAGATGCGAAAGAAACACCAAAGCTTGTGaggaaaatattcttttttgttaaattttatttttgtatgtatttgagCTAAGTTTGTGTTGTGTAAATTTCGAGAACAGAGTTAAGCTTGTTGAAATATTCTGTTAGGTTAGGTGGCGTAATGAGACTGATCATTTGTAAAATGAAAATGGGAAGTGGCTTTGAGAATTGATTGATAAAAGATACGAATGGAGCCTATGATAGTATGGACTCAAGAGAGTAAAAATCAGACAAAATTGTTTCACCGAAAACTGTCTCTGAAACGCTATGCCATATTATGGGTTACAGTATGACTGGAATGACAAGATTAAATATGACTTTCAACGCCAAATTGAAGTAGTTGGCTACAGATTGAACTGACTGGAAGGGTTTCTTGAGTGCTTCCCGAGTTTTAGAAGCTAGTACACTGCAGACTACGCTACCTCGTCCACATGTCGTTCTTCAACCAATTGTAGGGTTTAAGCTTATCAACACCATAAATCGTTTCTATCATGTTTTTCTCCACACTGATTGCTGATTTGGGATTTGCCTAAGGAATTTGTTGGTGGATTTCTATTGAACCAAATAATTACACGATGAAGttgaaaattggaaattttgctCCGAAAAGCTTCAAGGATAACGAGAGAAATTCTTTGAAAGAAACAATTAATGAAAATGTCTCACTAAccctcattaaaaaaaacacactttttgaCGACAAAAACGGGAGAATTTTCTATTTGGGTGTTTCTGGGCGACCTGAATCTAGTGACCAACGCTTTAAGGCGGGCGGTGGATTCGGACCTCAATCAACAAGTTCCTGCAGCCAGCTGGATGGTTAGCCAATTTCATATGTAttgattgtgaaaaaaaaaaatatgacgaaGCAACGAACTTTCCAATTGTGCAAAGTCTACCACCGTACAATTTAGATGTAAAAATAATCtttgttaattattttgaacCGGTTTGgcaattttgttagttttttttttgactaatttttaagtCAAATTACCAATAATTTTCTCTAAGccgaattgattttttttggaaagctaaCCAATCGAAAACTTGACTAACTTTTTAGTCTCTAAAGTTTCTGAACCTGACCGatgatttaatataaattgaaattaacttttcaaattATGTAAACAACATGGGTAACTGATATCTTTTTGGTAGTGAGGGAACATAACACAGCACTGTGCTGGTGGATGGCTTCCAAACTTAGAAATATTTCAACAATCCACTTTAACACCTTGTACTTGATTATGTTCTTATTGAGACACTACTTAAAGAATAAATGCTTAAAGCTAAATTTTAAGTGTTTCTAGccaaaatcttttaattttttctacgacagctaaaaaacattaaaaattaggTATTTCTACAAATCATAAATTTGTTAAATCGAAAAATACATATTACAACACCAAATAAACTACACATTTcgagacgtttttttttttttgtaaaatttaaaagttcTAAGGTATAGAGTTGCGCATGGAAGagaatttgttaatttgtagtATTATCATGGGTtgagttgtttttctttttttctctctttttttttgtataaaaagatttaatttaatatttacaaaacatacaaattaaaatattatgtaaTATGGTTTTTcatcttataaatttttttttctttggattaCTAAGTAAGATATGTTAAACATGTtaactaataaatttatttaaaataaaacaaaaaaaaaaatacctaaggTATTTTACAACTGTTTAAGTTGATTAGCAATTTAAATGCATCTAAACTATGAGAATGTTTAAAACGCATTAATATTAGCAAGCAAACTAATAGGATCTTAAATGAGATTTTCGGGGGTTTTCTAATTGAACAATATCATAAGGGattctatttttatatttttcttacatttttgtttgcaataaattaAGTTTCGGGGTACATACGCgtttcatttattatttggtCCATGGTGTGATTTTGTTGTGTTATTGAGCTACTGAGAATATGCTGGAACCAGAGTCCGCATAGATTTCCTATGCTTTCCAATCCAGGCGAAACTCGTCAACCATCAAAAGGTGTTTGTTGACAAACCaacctattttgaaaaactgataaatttagtttcttattCCAACCTCCTTACCACTTACCCTCTTGCTGAGCCATGCTAACAAACTCCTGCCATTTGCTTTGAACTTCCCAATATTTCTCCTTAATTTGATTACGATCCTGTAAATATGAAACTGCAAAGAAATAAGCTTTAAGCACGTCTTGTTGTCGTGTATCGAAATGCAGATACACGCCCAAGAAACGTTTGCTCTCAGCAATGATAAACCGTTCATGAGGATCAAATGATGAAACTACATTTTCTAAGACATGACTAGTTTTGAACTCATCAATTAAATGCTTCGCCGAAAGACCCAAATGGATATTCAATGAAACAGACACAGTCTGACCGATTGTCACTCGTTCCAATTTATTAACTTGCTGTGGTGATAGTAGCCGACCAGAGCGAAAAAATTCCTCGAGAGCTATGAGATAGCGCGATTCGTTAAATGTACGCAGACAAACTGCCTTAACGGCTTTCATGTTCGCGTAGAGATGTAAAAAGATCACAATCACAAAAACGGTATAAAgcatcctaaaaaaaaaaaacacattaaaagcTATAAGGCTTTTCTTATTTCTATTCGAACTTacgtttgatttttaataacagtCAATAGATACAGCCCAAAAAAGGAAGCAATTAGATTCACACAAGTCTCCTGAGAACTATCCTTTGAAGCGACATCAGCCAAATTGCCACGCACTGCATGGTGTTGTGTTAAAGCAGCCCTCGTCGCTCCACCAGCCACTCCAACTATCGCCTTCAAAACAGTTGTTGAGCAAAGAATATAAGTCGAATACAATGGATATTTTGGAAGTATATAGATTTCAACACCCATTGCAACGTCATTTAGAAAATCCGCCCTCAGTCTCCATTTTTTCGAGTCTACATCGAGTTGTGAGCCCTTCCACCATGAGAACAATATCCGTCCAATGTGTCCACTGCCTTCTTTGAATATCCATGTGACGGTAGCTGAATAGGCACTGACGTTATCACTGCCCACTCCAATACCTTTGAGTATTGCATGTGTACAAAGTGTGCCTGCGGAATAGAATTGAAAGGGGGGCTGCTTTAGTAGTTTATACGTGAGGTAATTTTATTAATGCTTACCGCATATTGTGCTGCAAAATGCCTGCACTGTGTCCCAAAGTTGATATGCAGCATAGTCATCGCTAACACTGTCCGGATAACCCTTGGGGAGGAATATTTTTTGCAACAGACGgaataagaaaaacttttcacggATTACATTTCGGTCGCCCTTGAGGGGGACTCGCACAATGCTGTTTtgatctgaaataaaaaaaggaagacATTTTGGggttgatttcttttttttttttttttttattaaagctaCAAATGctcttatctttaaaaaaaagaaggacaTTGAAATGCTATGaactttctatagaaaaatgtttgctttCATATTATAATATCTGGGCCTCttgcatattttatttaaaccaaATAGAAAATTTATTGGGGTTTGCATGATTTATGTGTTGTACATGTGTCTTTGGGGAAATACAAAATTGGTTTTACATGAATATTTCCTAAAGCCTAGAGTATGTACTCAATTCTTTTCAAATGAGAAATGAATGCGTTCGATAATATGTTACGACCAATATTACAAATTTCTGGGTATAGCCGGAAGGATACAAATATAATAGTATGGAAAAGGTCGATATTTGTTAGATAAAcaacattaattttaaatagaagCTGGTAAGTTAATGGTTGACCTTTTCACGCCAAGcttgtcttttttatttttaatagttcACTCCAATTGGGAATAAATATAGATTAGGAATAATTTTAcacaaatgtttaaaaaaataaataaataaactaaatgtgttcaaattaatgttttaagaATGATGCTTTTAAATTGATGGAAGTATAAATCCCAGTTTACTTTTAGAATTATCAACTTATGTTCGCCCTAGGTAAAAAGGAAAAGCTTAAGGATTTGTTAATGCCaagagaatgcgaaaaaaggtATTACTGTTCTGTTTTTCTGTATTATGTACCTCGAAGAACAGACTAAAACTGTGACTCGATTTTCTTCAAGCTTTAATGTTGGGGAAAGAATTTACGGTTTACCTACTTACTATTGTATCAACTCACTTCTCAAAGGACCTCgtgttaagtttttgtttaatttttttttagagtttaaACTTaagcggtcactgtggtgtatgtggaatattttattctaatatacggtaaatttgttttttcatattGACTAGGTATTGAAAGTACAATTTATAATAAGTGAATTTGATTCATATCATACAGAAAGTAGAACATCTCTAAACAATATTTACGGTTCGTTTAGTACCTCTACCTATGTTTGTACTATAAACTATAAGGCAGGTTTAAGacacgtaaaaaaaatcgaaatcaaGATagcattacgatgatagagaatgccactGCCTGTTACTCGAACTTCTGCTAAGTCGAGTTTATCTGTAACTCGAACTTGTTTTCGTGTCCCGTGGAAATTCGTCTTCTAATGAgtatttgaaaatgtttatttttgttcgatcgagtaaaaaaatttgttcaaaaataaattattgttcaaaaataaaagtactTTGAATTCAAACCAATCAAATAGTTTGAACTGAGATTCATATTTGATCTCCAATACCCAGGAGcaaaattgttcgaaaaaatgtCGACTGTTCACAAACACTAGAGTATAATCGAAAGAAAGCAAGTGATCAAAAATCATGATCAGAAAATTAATATATATAGAGGGTTTATTTTTAGCGATAGTTTCAATGAAAgcagttttaattaatttgcaacTGTAGTTTTAGAAATGGTTTATCAATGTGTTACGAGTTAggtaacaacaaaaataagatAGGTAGGCATTTCCAGATAATTTGTGAAGATAGGTGCAAAATGGAGGCATATCCCTAAAATATGTGAAATAATGTGGTTGCGgatgattatttttaaaacaaatctttattttttttgataggtaGGTATGTGCGagaaaatacaaatttgcatttttaggtGAAGAcgaaagtttaaataaaaaatttttttttcatgcaaaactattttcagGGAAGTCAGATTATCTCGCTTTTAGTTCTATAAGATCCAGCGTCGAAAGATCATGAGCCATAAtctgggaattttttttaatgatgctTGTTTTTCGACAAAATGCCAAATGGGATAGAATGCGCAATCGGACAGAGCCTACATAcctattattaattattttgatcTTATATTCTTTAATGTGAATATTTTTAGCTCTCATAACTTTTTCCCTcatgaaaagaaatttaaaaatgtaaatcgattttaaaaattgaggGGGGATTGGAGAGAATCACGTGGAGGAGAAATACCTTCAACAATAAATTGCCAAAACGATAACCGTTAACAGTATCGTCATTCATTTGATTTCCTATCATCATGATATTGCATACATTGGATTGATTAATGAAGAAATTATTAGGTTtagaaagagaaaaataaaatggtgtGCGCCCAAAATATCAGAAAAAGTTGAACATTTCTATTTTGGAATATAAAAAGAAGGAAGGTGGAATAAAGGAAGCGATGAAAATAATGGGAATATAAtattgcaatgttttttttttaaagtgttctTTCATAGTTAATAGACATTTTGTTAttgtacacattttttttttgcttatttacataaaattctCATAAGAttaatagtattaaaaaaagctTATGTTAGTTTAAAAACTACTTCAGGACAATATCCAATAATCGAGTTAcagaaagcaaacaaaaaacgaTATCTTCGATAGTGATTTCGCGTTAAGGAATGACTACCCAGGAGATTACAATGTAATACAAATTGAAAACTGTTCACCAATGAAATTATGTTATAAAATTTCGAACAGCAGCGATAGAATGGAAGGTGAATAACCTTATTTTAATAATCTACGCAGTACAAACATAGATATGTATCTACCTACgactttattttcatttctgCTTCGTTCTTTCTTAAATATAGCTACTTTTACAAAGTTTGCATTCAGTAAAGTTTAAAAAGAACAGAAATAAGGAGTACCtaactaattttatttgaatatttaataGTATGATAGAGAACGAAAAGAGTGGCTAATATGCAAGAGACTTTGCAAGTctacaattttaatttgattataaCGTGGTTGGTGGGTTTATCTACAATGAACCATTTCAGAAGATTTTGTAGAACAACGGATAGTAAATGGAAGTTGCAGTGGTACTCTCGATACCGTTTATCTTcgttaaattaatataatttcaTTAGAAAAGGATATATATGTACTTATAAAAACTGGAAATGCTTTTCGATCCATCAATATGAAATCTATTATAATTAGATTCGTATGTAATTTAAATCTATTGTTATAGGTTATTCATTTCAatgtctaaaaaaataaattccagaAAAAACAAACTAAGGTTGAAtcattatatatatttatttttatgcaaaCGTTTGGTGTGGACTTTCAACATTTGTTCTTATTTGTATAAATGTATCGTTTTTGAAAAGACAcagaaactaaattatataatttaaaccaTATAGTCATAGAATATAAGGTGAATAACCCTCTTTTAATAATCTACGCAGTACATTCacagatatacagggtgtcccaaaaataatgtatcaaacgaaatatgctgataggccaactttgaGAATTTGGtgacttgttcatcccaaatctttatggttttcgatttaatgcagtttatgtgaaatttcgaaaaatcctgactttgcatcagtattttgcctcctccgctcataattgatttttgttttttataattctttcactagaacattgcctaataataagaaataattaattagtcaaaatattttttatttcatacgccattttgctgtaaattaattaacagttccatgttttataaaaaatcaatttcttacttttatttcagagcaaaaccctcaaaaaaatttgtatggtgtgacacaggtttattattttgaaaacttgccgttttattgcagttttcaaaaatgtataaaaatttccaaagttgaaattagaacgaaagatattacaatttgaatgcaaaaaaaacagaggtttgcagagcaaaataacaaacagaaATCGAGgctgagcggaggaagcaaaatactgttgcaaagtcgggatttttcgaaatttaagaaacactgcattaaatcgaaaacagTAAGGATTTggaatgaacaagttaccaaattctgagagccctaatgTAGGCCTattagcatatttcgtttgatccattacttttgggacaccctgtatacaacaTTAGCAATTTATTGGGCCGATTTcgctattatattttattttatcaccaattttttaaataagtcgGGAAGAATGAAACCCCAAGTCTTAATTTTTCCTCCACTGTATTAAGGAAATTATGCTTCTTCTTCAGCACCAAATTTCTTTGGAATTGTTGCAAAAAAACGCACTCTCACTATATCTCGACGGAAATTACTGCAAGTTCTTGTTTTCAGGTGAATGAGACCATTACGCTAGCATTATACTGAAGCCTTCTAACTGTGAATACTTTAAGTTTTGTACAATTTGCTTCAGTTACTTCCAGTAttcaaaaaagcatttttttgggGTGGCTAATACTTTTGGCCAaggcatttacaaaaaaaaagttcacatTATGATTCAATTCTATGGTGCATAactggctgaatacaatggtgcagCTGTGGCTATAGTTTGTAGTACTGTCAACATTTTACTGAGgggaacaacaacaaaagttggcggtagctgagcaaaaagttgagaattcttcaacttgcgctacgagctacagccacagctacactaTTGTATTCAGGGGGTAAGTATGTATGTACCAGAATTTGATTTGGGTCTTATGTTtcacatgtaaaaaaaaatggaaatataaaATGTGGGTCCTTTAAGTCTTGAGACAAGGTGTATAAGATTTACGATTTTTATAAGACTCCTGCTCTCTGTAACTCACTTTGGGTGCATTATTAGTTTATATTGAATgtcaatttaaatgaaaatgtgaagtgttttgaaataaaactggaaaattgaaaaaaataccgAATTGGTCTTATTTGACTTTGCGCAGGAAATAAAAAATGCatatgaaaccaaaaaatttccATCGAGAAGATTTGTcggcttttaatattttttggtatACTTTCGACactttgaaaacaaatattcGTCCACTGCAAGTCTTTAAAAgtctagatttttgtttgttaatcaaTTTGGAgtccaattttgttttaaagccTTCCCtagcgcaaaaaaaaaaacaaatgtttctgTTAAATTTGGCCtaatttttgcttgtttttgttaaatacaGTTATTTTACTTCATattgttacaaaaaaataagaataattgaaatttagaaattatgtcGAAGATCGATCTAGGGACCAAATTTGCCAAAACCAAAAACTACTTAGTAGGTAGTGCtaacgaaatatttttaatactgAAATTagaagtttttgattttataagagcagtaaataggacttgaaatcataaatataaaaaatataaaataaagtcAATCATAATAAACATTTATCTAAATTATTCcatcttttaaaatatttgcgaTTTATGTTCCAGGCATacctaaatattaaataaaaaatggccATCAAGATTTGTCGCCGTTTAATTTCGTTTCGCAGAACTTTTAAGAGATAGGTATTGATTATACGagcaatatcaattttttcggCTCTTTAACGAATATTGGTTAACTGTATGTCTTgcaaagtttaaatttattttaggcaCTCAACcaaaaactcgaaaattttttcattcatcacATAAACTGCGATGAATTAGTATGGCTTTACAATTTTGGTACTGAACGACCCATACACATTGTGTGTTGAAAATAATATCTGACTGAAATTTGAAAACTGTACGTTGAATCCTTGTGTGCTCATTTTTgaccttaattttgttttttaatttgtataccTAGCTTCatatacactccttttcatcagaataggtacacaacttttcaaatgttcattaaCCTAAcaaggttttattgttttttgatagtttaagaTGTTGGGAAAAGCAACagctaaaattatttcaaaatggaccataactttcgcattgtttttcttgtaaagtattttttgaggaaaaatcaacttatttttttcttcatcagaataggtacacccttgttatctttaatgtttttgtggattttgagcaaatttaccattaaaacaaataactggaCTTTCCtaagtttaatttaataatcataataccattttgaaaaacatgggAGGATTAAAATCGCTAGATTTTGGCGAAAAcaccttaagaaaaaaacaaacaatgaagGATCTACCAGTACtggtatgataaaaaaaaaaattacgaattgtgaatatgctctatccagacttcagatacaaacattctggggttaaaaaaaatgaatggtggtaaaaaaaatgcaaaaaaaacactctaagacgagtaaatttttacatgtgctaccagttttggtggattaacgacaagaataaaagtgaaaa
Proteins encoded in this region:
- the LOC129905883 gene encoding RUS family member 1, whose amino-acid sequence is MKVHFREQYGTKGEEILYVTPADQNSIVRVPLKGDRNVIREKFFLFRLLQKIFLPKGYPDSVSDDYAAYQLWDTVQAFCSTICGTLCTHAILKGIGVGSDNVSAYSATVTWIFKEGSGHIGRILFSWWKGSQLDVDSKKWRLRADFLNDVAMGVEIYILPKYPLYSTYILCSTTVLKAIVGVAGGATRAALTQHHAVRGNLADVASKDSSQETCVNLIASFFGLYLLTVIKNQTMLYTVFVIVIFLHLYANMKAVKAVCLRTFNESRYLIALEEFFRSGRLLSPQQVNKLERVTIGQTVSVSLNIHLGLSAKHLIDEFKTSHVLENVVSSFDPHERFIIAESKRFLGVYLHFDTRQQDVLKAYFFAVSYLQDRNQIKEKYWEVQSKWQEFVSMAQQEGWFVNKHLLMVDEFRLDWKA